The Roseomonas marmotae genome segment GCTCGACATCGCCGCGGTCTATGACCTGGACCCCGCGCGCGTCTCGGCCGCGCTGACGGAGATGGAGGTGCCACACCGCCGCTGCGCCAGCCACGCGGAGGCCGCGCGGGCACGGGCGGCGGGGGAGATCGCGCTCTGCGAGGGGCTGGCGGATCTGCTGGCGCTGCCGCTCGACATGGTGGTGGAGGCCACCGGCCATGCCGAGGCCGGCGCCGCGCATGCCGAGGCCGCCATCCGCGCCGGCATCGGCGTGGCCATGGTGAGCAAGGAAGCCGAGAGCGTCGTCGGCCCCATCCTGGCGCGGCGCGCCAGGGATGCTGGCGTCGCCTATACCCTGGTGGATGGCGACCAGCCCGCGCTGCTGGTGGGCCTCGTCTCCTGGGCGCGGCTGCTGGGCCTGCCCATCGTCGCCGCCGGCAAGAGCAGTGAATATGATTTCGTGCTGGACCCCGTGACGGAGGAGGTCTCCTGGCTGGAGCGCCGCGTCCATGCCGCCGGGATGATGCGCCACTGGCACCTGGGCGGCGACGTGGCGGGAACCGTGGCGGCGCGCGCGGCGCTGCTGAGCAGCCTGCCGCTGCGGACCGTGCCCGATTTCTGCGAGATGGCGCTGGCCGCCAATGCCACGGGCATCCTGCCGGACCGCGAGGATTTCCACGCGCCCCTCGCCCGCACGGTGGAACTGCCGGACATCTAT includes the following:
- a CDS encoding homoserine dehydrogenase, encoding MQFQTLFQPAIDRPVAAALLGAGEFGLSLIAQARRMRGLDIAAVYDLDPARVSAALTEMEVPHRRCASHAEAARARAAGEIALCEGLADLLALPLDMVVEATGHAEAGAAHAEAAIRAGIGVAMVSKEAESVVGPILARRARDAGVAYTLVDGDQPALLVGLVSWARLLGLPIVAAGKSSEYDFVLDPVTEEVSWLERRVHAAGMMRHWHLGGDVAGTVAARAALLSSLPLRTVPDFCEMALAANATGILPDREDFHAPLARTVELPDIYAPRGAGGLLSGPGRLDVFNVLRRPDESSFAGGVFVVVELADRRTGALFAGKGIPVSADGRRALIYNPSHLLGVEAPISILAGGRLGHSVLQPDYAQRVDLLARATQDLPAGHVLGIEGNRHAVPGIDPLLRPLEQAGPAMPLPYYMAVGQRLTRAVPTGTVLTRDMVEAPAGSTLWRLRAEQEGRREAA